In Fructilactobacillus cliffordii, a single genomic region encodes these proteins:
- the brnQ gene encoding branched-chain amino acid transport system II carrier protein, whose amino-acid sequence MTTITTENQSKLSFKQYLILASLLFGLFFGAGNLIFPIHLGQIAGHNWLPAAIGFLLSAILLPLFAILALSITQSNSMYDLALPAGKFFAIGFLVLTHASLGLLIAAPRTATVTFSMGVQPFIPKAWATPALLIFSLFFFALTFGLAYHEGSVTKNVGKVLNPIFILLMVFLFVVAFLLYGDIRGLPLMPKPGQGTGSLINGFLQGYNTMDALAGLGFGVTIITALKAFGQSSRDRSWSVAKVGGLTMGFEALIYTFLIALGAASLSFTKASADGGTAFTIIMRHYTGIMGAGVLAALTFLACLTTAIGLLTSLAQDLSRQLPKIGYHKILLTATTIAFLIANFGLEKIIEYSAPLLSFLYPLAITLILLGLLKPLLGTKTLIYRVTTGIVLIPALLDFIHTLPKPLLSWAPLTTIDQWSLHTIPLYQVGLDFVPFLIIGLILSLLLNYGKKALTN is encoded by the coding sequence ATGACCACGATTACTACGGAAAATCAGTCCAAGCTGAGTTTTAAACAATATTTGATCTTAGCCTCACTGTTGTTTGGACTCTTCTTTGGAGCTGGAAACCTAATCTTTCCCATTCATCTCGGCCAAATTGCGGGGCACAACTGGTTGCCAGCGGCGATTGGTTTTTTACTGTCGGCGATTTTACTGCCATTGTTCGCAATTTTAGCCCTCAGTATCACGCAAAGTAACAGTATGTACGACTTGGCGTTGCCAGCCGGCAAGTTTTTTGCAATTGGCTTCTTGGTTTTAACCCACGCCTCGCTGGGACTTTTAATCGCAGCGCCCCGGACGGCGACGGTTACCTTCTCGATGGGAGTACAACCGTTTATTCCGAAGGCCTGGGCAACCCCGGCGCTCCTGATTTTTTCGCTGTTCTTCTTTGCGCTCACCTTTGGGTTGGCTTATCACGAAGGGAGCGTTACCAAAAACGTGGGAAAAGTTTTGAACCCGATTTTTATTTTACTGATGGTTTTTCTGTTCGTCGTTGCATTTTTATTGTACGGCGACATTCGCGGGCTCCCATTGATGCCAAAACCAGGGCAGGGAACTGGTTCGTTGATTAACGGCTTCTTACAGGGTTACAACACGATGGATGCCTTAGCCGGCTTAGGCTTTGGTGTTACCATCATTACGGCGCTGAAAGCATTTGGACAATCCAGTCGGGACCGCTCCTGGTCAGTTGCTAAGGTAGGTGGCCTCACGATGGGTTTTGAAGCCTTGATTTATACCTTCCTGATTGCCTTGGGAGCCGCTAGTTTATCCTTTACTAAGGCTAGTGCCGACGGGGGAACGGCCTTTACAATCATCATGCGGCACTACACCGGAATCATGGGAGCCGGGGTATTAGCAGCCTTGACCTTCTTGGCTTGTTTAACCACGGCGATTGGCTTGTTAACTTCGTTGGCTCAGGATTTGAGTCGCCAACTTCCTAAGATTGGTTATCACAAGATTTTACTAACGGCAACCACCATTGCCTTTTTGATTGCTAACTTCGGATTGGAAAAGATTATCGAATACTCAGCCCCGTTACTGAGTTTCTTGTACCCCTTAGCGATTACCTTGATCCTGTTGGGCTTGTTAAAACCACTGTTGGGGACGAAAACGTTAATCTATCGGGTAACCACCGGAATTGTTTTAATTCCCGCCTTGCTAGATTTTATCCACACGTTGCCCAAACCGCTCTTGAGCTGGGCTCCATTGACTACGATCGATCAATGGTCCTTACACACGATTCCACTGTATCAAGTGGGCTTGGACTTCGTGCCGTTCTTAATCATTGGATTAATCTTGAGTCTCCTGCTTAATTACGGGAAAAAGGCGCTTACGAACTAA
- a CDS encoding DNA/RNA non-specific endonuclease, with amino-acid sequence MKKIMHWLVGLVAGITLSLGAGATISHAQTAVTTAPQTTARYQQLQQTNYQSGSAAYDVLNNDQPDTIAPVDYAVSHIDFSNLDQLNRVGTATAYLTKDNLGKSQGRAAQVFKPTGWSNQPKRVNGERVYPVNRGHLIAYTCTFNLNQNGKYTPGAKGSIDNPKNLFTQTAFANQKLMTINEQAVRNALSAGKKVIYQVTPVFQGNDLMAKGVWVQAVSTDGSFHLNRYLYNVQPGLDFDYATGRSTVDHNMNVPTPMNYENYHAKSYHKVASGYRHHKVHVNYHHFF; translated from the coding sequence ATGAAAAAAATCATGCATTGGCTGGTGGGGCTGGTCGCCGGCATCACCCTGAGTTTAGGGGCGGGAGCAACCATTAGCCACGCCCAAACGGCGGTAACCACGGCCCCACAAACGACGGCGCGCTACCAACAATTACAACAAACTAACTATCAATCTGGCTCCGCGGCCTATGACGTCTTGAACAACGATCAACCGGACACCATTGCTCCGGTTGATTATGCAGTCAGCCACATTGATTTTTCTAATTTAGATCAGTTAAACCGGGTGGGAACCGCTACGGCCTATCTAACCAAGGATAATTTAGGCAAGTCACAGGGGCGAGCTGCTCAGGTCTTTAAACCCACGGGCTGGTCAAACCAACCCAAACGGGTCAACGGTGAACGAGTTTATCCGGTAAACCGGGGGCACCTAATTGCGTACACGTGTACCTTTAACCTGAATCAAAACGGAAAGTACACACCGGGCGCCAAGGGCTCGATTGATAATCCAAAGAACCTCTTTACCCAAACCGCGTTTGCAAACCAAAAGTTAATGACGATTAACGAGCAAGCGGTTCGGAATGCTTTATCGGCGGGGAAAAAAGTGATTTACCAGGTCACGCCCGTCTTTCAGGGTAATGACCTGATGGCCAAGGGAGTTTGGGTGCAGGCCGTCAGTACGGATGGATCATTTCATCTGAACCGGTACTTGTACAACGTTCAACCAGGCTTGGATTTTGACTATGCGACGGGGCGGTCGACGGTTGATCATAATATGAACGTACCGACCCCGATGAACTACGAGAATTATCACGCTAAATCCTATCACAAGGTTGCCAGTGGCTATCGGCACCACAAGGTTCATGTGAACTACCATCATTTCTTTTAA
- a CDS encoding dihydroorotase, whose protein sequence is MTKLLVKNGQVYQDQQLVPGDVLIKDGKIAAIGENLDQPDQMVVDATGKAILPGLVDVHVHFRDPGQTAKETVATGSAAAAHGGYTTVCAMPNVTPVPNTPEQLSQIIAKNQQQAKINVLQYAPVTVDERGDELVDFAGMKAAGAIGFSNDGIGIQTAKTMYDAMVAIAQTGLPLAAHVEDHALMNGGVMNAGQRAQELHLPGAVSVAETSQLARDLELARVTGVHYHVCHVSTARSVELIRRAKADGIHVTAEVSPHHLLLDDSMIQNDNPMFKMNPPLRTKADREALLAGLLDGTIDMIATDHAPHTVADKGNSFKDSAFGITGLETAFPLLFTQLVEPGTVSLEQLLNWMSFNPARIFAIPNPTDIKVGSAGNISIWDLEVDRQITEAELQSKGKNTPFIGTPVVAEHFKTICNGELVD, encoded by the coding sequence ATGACAAAGTTATTAGTGAAAAATGGTCAAGTTTATCAAGACCAACAACTGGTGCCTGGTGATGTTTTAATCAAGGATGGCAAGATTGCAGCCATCGGCGAAAACTTGGATCAACCCGATCAAATGGTGGTGGATGCGACCGGAAAAGCCATTTTACCCGGCTTAGTGGACGTCCACGTTCATTTCAGAGATCCCGGACAAACAGCTAAGGAAACGGTGGCTACGGGAAGCGCAGCCGCTGCGCACGGCGGTTACACGACCGTGTGTGCCATGCCGAACGTAACGCCGGTGCCGAACACGCCGGAACAGTTAAGCCAGATCATTGCTAAAAACCAGCAACAAGCGAAGATTAACGTGTTGCAATATGCGCCCGTGACCGTGGACGAACGGGGCGATGAACTGGTTGATTTTGCTGGCATGAAAGCCGCTGGCGCCATCGGCTTTAGTAATGATGGAATTGGGATTCAAACTGCCAAAACGATGTACGATGCGATGGTAGCAATTGCCCAAACCGGGTTGCCACTCGCTGCTCACGTTGAAGATCACGCTCTAATGAATGGCGGAGTGATGAACGCGGGACAACGCGCTCAAGAGTTGCACTTACCGGGGGCGGTTTCCGTCGCAGAAACGAGCCAATTGGCCCGGGATCTAGAGTTAGCTCGAGTTACTGGTGTGCACTATCACGTTTGTCACGTTTCCACCGCTCGTAGTGTGGAATTAATTCGGCGGGCCAAGGCCGATGGTATTCATGTGACGGCCGAAGTGAGCCCGCACCACTTGTTGCTGGATGACAGCATGATTCAGAACGATAATCCGATGTTTAAGATGAATCCACCCCTGCGGACTAAAGCAGACCGGGAGGCCCTGTTAGCCGGCTTACTGGACGGTACGATTGATATGATTGCGACCGACCATGCCCCGCACACAGTAGCAGACAAGGGCAACAGTTTTAAGGATAGTGCCTTTGGAATCACGGGATTGGAAACGGCCTTTCCGCTGTTGTTCACGCAGCTGGTAGAGCCAGGAACGGTTTCTCTGGAACAATTGCTGAACTGGATGAGTTTTAATCCCGCCCGGATTTTTGCGATTCCGAATCCGACGGACATTAAGGTCGGAAGTGCGGGCAACATTTCCATCTGGGACTTAGAGGTTGACCGGCAGATTACTGAAGCTGAGTTGCAATCAAAGGGGAAAAATACTCCGTTTATCGGCACTCCGGTCGTTGCTGAACACTTTAAGACGATTTGTAACGGCGAACTAGTTGATTAA
- a CDS encoding aspartate carbamoyltransferase catalytic subunit: MVNAAQHDLVSVSDLSEADVLHKIRLAQLFQAGKTVRLQRPTFAMNLFFENSTRTHTSFEMAERKLGMQVLQFVADGSSVTKGETLGDTIKTIQAIGVDVAVIRHPENEYYQPLLSDDLDISIVNGGDGSGQHPSQSLLDMMTIYQEFGTFKNLNITIVGDLNHSRVARSNMALLTRLGAHVSFAGPEQWYNAEFEQYGNYTTIDEAAENADVMMLLRVQKERLGTELQDFDEASYHQKFGLTKERYARLKSTAIIMHPAPVNRGIEIDSSLVEKPQSRIFKQMENGVFMRMAILTDVLVAKGLINPAEIKGE; the protein is encoded by the coding sequence ATGGTGAATGCAGCTCAACATGATTTGGTCTCAGTTAGTGATTTAAGTGAAGCAGACGTTCTACATAAGATTCGCTTAGCGCAGTTGTTTCAGGCCGGCAAAACGGTTCGGTTACAGCGACCAACGTTTGCGATGAATTTATTTTTTGAAAACAGTACGCGGACTCACACCAGCTTTGAAATGGCCGAACGCAAGCTAGGGATGCAGGTTTTACAATTCGTGGCCGATGGCAGTTCCGTGACTAAGGGCGAAACGCTAGGGGATACCATCAAAACGATTCAGGCGATTGGCGTTGACGTGGCTGTGATTCGGCATCCGGAAAACGAATACTACCAACCATTGTTATCTGATGACTTAGACATTAGCATTGTTAATGGGGGGGATGGGAGTGGGCAACATCCGTCCCAATCTTTACTAGACATGATGACCATTTACCAAGAATTTGGAACGTTCAAAAACTTAAACATCACCATCGTCGGAGACTTGAACCACTCCCGGGTTGCCCGATCCAACATGGCGTTATTAACCCGACTAGGGGCCCACGTCTCGTTTGCTGGACCAGAACAATGGTATAACGCCGAGTTTGAACAATATGGGAACTACACCACGATTGACGAAGCGGCGGAGAATGCCGATGTCATGATGCTCTTGCGGGTGCAAAAGGAACGGTTGGGAACGGAACTGCAGGATTTTGACGAAGCGAGTTACCACCAAAAATTTGGACTCACCAAGGAACGGTATGCTCGGTTAAAGTCGACGGCCATCATCATGCACCCGGCACCCGTGAATCGGGGGATTGAGATTGATTCTAGTTTGGTGGAAAAGCCTCAATCTCGGATTTTTAAACAGATGGAAAACGGGGTTTTCATGCGGATGGCGATTTTAACGGACGTGTTGGTGGCCAAGGGCTTGATCAATCCCGCAGAAATCAAAGGAGAATAA
- a CDS encoding dihydroorotate oxidase, whose protein sequence is MTAIDLSATIGNETFQHPLINAAGVWDETATEMNAVLASAAGGLTTKSATLAPRAGNPQPRYFDTDLGSINSMGLPNQGLAYYLDFIANTDTDKPIDLSVTGTKMADQIDALKQIQASDFAGLCELNLSCPNVVGKPQIGYDLEATKEILDRVFAFYTKPLGVKLPPYFDLQQYDAMAEILNQYPLTYINAINSVGNGLVVDPETERVVIKPKGGFGGIGGKYIKPVALANVRAFRQRLRPEIKIIGTGGVNTGTDVFELILCGADIVELGTVVMQEGLDAFARINQELTYLMEAKGYQKLADFRGHLQEYDA, encoded by the coding sequence ATGACTGCAATTGACTTAAGCGCAACGATTGGAAATGAAACCTTTCAGCACCCGTTGATTAACGCGGCCGGAGTGTGGGACGAAACCGCAACAGAAATGAACGCGGTGTTAGCGTCAGCCGCTGGCGGTTTAACCACCAAGAGTGCTACCCTCGCCCCACGAGCGGGAAATCCCCAACCTCGTTATTTTGATACTGACCTCGGGAGCATCAACTCGATGGGATTGCCTAACCAAGGTTTAGCGTACTACCTTGATTTTATCGCTAATACCGATACGGACAAACCAATTGATTTATCCGTAACTGGAACCAAGATGGCGGATCAAATTGACGCGCTTAAACAAATTCAAGCCAGTGATTTTGCCGGACTATGTGAACTAAACTTGTCATGTCCCAACGTAGTGGGTAAACCCCAAATTGGGTACGACCTAGAGGCCACTAAAGAAATTTTGGACCGGGTATTTGCCTTTTACACCAAGCCCCTGGGAGTTAAACTACCACCCTACTTTGACCTGCAACAGTACGATGCCATGGCCGAGATTTTAAACCAATACCCGTTGACTTACATCAACGCCATTAATAGTGTGGGGAACGGGCTCGTGGTTGATCCAGAAACCGAACGAGTGGTGATTAAACCTAAGGGTGGTTTTGGTGGTATCGGGGGCAAATACATCAAGCCGGTAGCATTAGCCAACGTCCGGGCTTTCCGGCAACGTCTGCGTCCGGAAATCAAGATCATCGGAACTGGTGGCGTCAACACGGGAACCGATGTCTTTGAATTGATTCTCTGTGGGGCTGACATCGTGGAATTAGGAACGGTGGTCATGCAAGAAGGCCTGGATGCCTTTGCCCGCATTAACCAAGAGTTAACGTACCTCATGGAAGCCAAAGGTTACCAAAAACTAGCTGATTTCCGGGGTCACTTACAAGAATATGATGCTTAA
- a CDS encoding NlpC/P60 family protein, which translates to MKNTKVHFKMYKAGKKWLFAGIATSMMAGAFMFAGNNTASADVLSTGQQHVGTSYAWGGTNPGGFDCSGFTQYVYGQNGISLPRTAAAQAAASQPISASEAQPGDLVFFNDGSGIYHVGIYQGNGQMLDAQNRGVISGDSISYFPGQVTYGRVGGGASVAQAQPSQVQTQSQSAATNNNGQQAQPAADAQAQTANNDQAAAQPAADAQAQTANNDQAAAQPATDTQAQTANTDQVAAQPATDNTQAQATNDDQAAAQPVAEAKPTLTDAKLVSQSSNEGKFNPETGYFINGDTQIAVRKSASLKDKITGYLPAGAKISYDGYVVKDGHVWVEYTGYNGDKLYCPVRETHKVAWGTFE; encoded by the coding sequence ATGAAAAATACTAAAGTTCACTTTAAGATGTACAAAGCAGGAAAGAAATGGTTGTTTGCCGGAATCGCAACTTCAATGATGGCAGGTGCTTTCATGTTTGCTGGTAACAACACTGCTTCTGCTGATGTTTTGTCTACTGGACAACAACACGTTGGAACTTCATACGCATGGGGTGGAACTAACCCTGGTGGCTTTGACTGTTCTGGTTTCACGCAATACGTTTACGGTCAAAACGGGATTAGCTTACCACGGACTGCTGCCGCTCAAGCTGCTGCTTCACAACCAATTAGTGCTTCTGAAGCTCAACCCGGTGATTTAGTATTTTTCAACGACGGTAGTGGAATTTACCACGTTGGTATTTACCAAGGGAACGGCCAAATGTTGGATGCTCAAAACCGTGGTGTAATTAGTGGAGACTCCATTTCTTACTTCCCTGGTCAAGTAACCTATGGTCGAGTTGGTGGTGGTGCTTCCGTTGCTCAAGCTCAACCAAGCCAAGTACAAACGCAAAGCCAATCAGCTGCTACTAACAACAATGGTCAACAAGCACAACCAGCAGCTGATGCGCAAGCACAAACTGCTAACAACGACCAAGCAGCCGCACAGCCAGCAGCTGATGCGCAAGCACAAACTGCTAACAACGATCAAGCAGCTGCACAACCCGCAACTGACACACAAGCACAAACTGCTAACACTGATCAAGTAGCCGCACAACCCGCTACTGATAATACTCAAGCTCAAGCAACTAATGATGACCAAGCAGCCGCACAACCAGTCGCTGAAGCTAAGCCAACTTTAACTGACGCTAAGTTAGTTTCTCAATCATCAAACGAAGGTAAATTTAACCCTGAAACTGGTTACTTCATCAACGGCGACACTCAAATTGCCGTTCGGAAATCAGCTAGCTTGAAAGACAAGATTACTGGTTACCTTCCTGCTGGAGCTAAGATTAGTTACGATGGCTACGTAGTTAAAGATGGTCACGTTTGGGTTGAATACACTGGTTACAACGGTGACAAGTTATACTGCCCAGTTCGCGAAACTCACAAGGTAGCTTGGGGTACGTTCGAATAA
- a CDS encoding glucose-6-phosphate isomerase, translating into MAYIKFDDSKVGQFVHENELPEMQALVTAADQELRNGTGAGADFRGWLTLPTDYDHEEFARIQKAAEKIKQDSDVLVVIGIGGSYLGAKMAVDFLNGSFYNSKPKSERRGAQVVFTGNSLSASYLQELQDFVGDRDFSINVISKSGTTTEPSIAFRIFKEKLIKKYGKEEANHRIYATTDAKNGALRQEVEANGYESFIIPDDVGGRFSVLTPVGLLPIAATGADLNKLMHGAADAAQNYQSTDLTKNDAYRYAALRNILYRKGYVTELIENYEPNLRMLAEWWKQLMGESEGKDQKGIYPSSANFTTDLHSLGQYIQEGLRNLFETVVKVEKPPYNVDIPMEADNLDGLNYLKGQSLNEVNDKAYEGVVLAHNDGGVPVLTVEIPDESEYSLGYLIYFFEVAVGISGYLNGINPFNQPGVEAYKQNMFALLGKPGYEELAAKLKKETD; encoded by the coding sequence ATGGCTTACATTAAATTTGATGATTCGAAAGTTGGTCAATTTGTTCACGAAAACGAGTTACCAGAAATGCAAGCCTTAGTAACCGCTGCCGACCAAGAATTACGGAATGGAACTGGTGCGGGAGCTGACTTCCGGGGCTGGCTGACGTTACCAACTGATTACGATCACGAAGAATTTGCGCGGATTCAAAAAGCCGCTGAAAAAATTAAGCAAGATTCTGACGTGTTGGTCGTAATCGGAATCGGTGGTTCTTACCTGGGAGCTAAGATGGCTGTGGACTTCTTAAACGGAAGTTTCTACAATTCCAAACCTAAGTCAGAACGTCGGGGTGCCCAAGTGGTCTTTACCGGGAACTCATTGAGTGCTTCTTACCTACAGGAACTCCAGGATTTCGTGGGTGATCGCGATTTTTCAATTAACGTGATTTCCAAATCAGGAACAACCACGGAACCTTCGATTGCCTTCCGGATTTTTAAAGAAAAATTGATTAAGAAGTATGGTAAGGAGGAAGCAAACCATCGAATTTACGCTACGACGGATGCTAAAAACGGTGCTTTACGACAAGAAGTGGAAGCGAATGGTTACGAAAGCTTTATTATTCCAGATGACGTGGGTGGTCGGTTCTCCGTCTTAACGCCAGTTGGTTTATTGCCAATTGCTGCTACTGGTGCTGACTTAAACAAATTAATGCACGGTGCTGCTGACGCAGCTCAAAATTATCAAAGCACTGATTTAACCAAGAATGACGCCTATCGGTATGCCGCATTACGGAACATCTTGTACCGAAAAGGTTACGTAACGGAATTAATCGAAAATTACGAACCGAACCTGCGGATGTTAGCCGAATGGTGGAAGCAATTGATGGGTGAATCCGAAGGTAAGGATCAAAAGGGAATTTATCCTTCTTCTGCTAACTTTACGACGGACCTGCACTCGTTAGGGCAATATATTCAAGAAGGATTGCGGAATCTGTTTGAAACGGTTGTCAAAGTTGAAAAGCCACCTTACAACGTTGACATTCCAATGGAAGCAGATAACTTGGATGGATTGAACTACCTGAAGGGTCAATCTTTGAATGAAGTGAATGACAAAGCGTACGAAGGAGTGGTTTTAGCCCACAACGATGGGGGAGTTCCGGTCTTGACGGTCGAAATTCCTGACGAATCTGAATACAGCTTGGGGTACTTAATTTACTTCTTTGAAGTAGCCGTTGGCATTTCTGGTTACTTAAATGGAATTAATCCCTTTAACCAGCCAGGAGTGGAAGCCTACAAACAAAACATGTTTGCTTTGTTAGGTAAACCCGGCTACGAAGAATTAGCTGCTAAACTAAAAAAAGAAACTGATTAA
- a CDS encoding ROK family protein encodes MLYGSIEAGGTKFVCAVGDENFNVVDQTQFPTTTPDETLARTVKYFKKFDHIDAFGIASFGPIDIDKNSDTYGWIIKTPKKGWSNIDFLGKMKESFHVPMFWTTDVNGSAYGEYVSAKRHDENIKSVSYITIGTGIGMGSVINGDFLGVKGTPEFGHIKVKRHRDDLDFKGTCPWHGDCLEGVASGPTFEARNGVKGQDTPISDPTWDIIAYYAAQAVVDLTVTFRPDKVVLGGGVCTPEFIAKVRAQFTLLFNNYLSVGSLEKYITGPEIQHNGSATFGDFVLAQKAIDDEKKNIEVGE; translated from the coding sequence ATGTTATATGGAAGTATTGAAGCTGGTGGAACTAAATTTGTGTGTGCGGTTGGTGACGAAAACTTTAACGTGGTTGACCAAACCCAATTTCCGACCACAACTCCTGACGAAACATTAGCGAGAACCGTAAAGTACTTTAAAAAATTTGATCACATTGATGCCTTTGGAATCGCTTCCTTTGGTCCGATTGATATTGACAAGAACTCTGATACCTACGGTTGGATTATTAAAACGCCGAAAAAGGGTTGGAGTAACATTGACTTTTTGGGCAAGATGAAGGAAAGTTTCCACGTTCCAATGTTCTGGACGACGGATGTGAATGGGTCTGCATACGGTGAATACGTAAGCGCTAAGCGCCATGACGAAAACATCAAATCAGTTAGTTACATTACGATCGGAACTGGAATCGGAATGGGTTCGGTAATTAACGGTGATTTCTTAGGGGTTAAAGGAACGCCTGAATTTGGTCACATCAAAGTTAAACGCCATCGTGATGACCTTGATTTCAAGGGAACTTGTCCATGGCATGGTGACTGTCTTGAAGGAGTTGCTTCCGGTCCAACTTTTGAAGCTCGGAACGGGGTAAAAGGTCAAGATACACCAATTTCTGATCCAACTTGGGACATCATTGCTTACTATGCAGCTCAAGCGGTGGTTGATTTAACGGTTACCTTCCGGCCTGATAAGGTTGTGCTAGGTGGAGGTGTCTGCACCCCAGAATTTATTGCTAAAGTTCGGGCTCAGTTTACCTTACTCTTTAACAATTACCTCAGCGTTGGTTCATTAGAAAAATACATTACGGGTCCTGAAATCCAACACAATGGTTCCGCCACATTTGGTGACTTTGTGTTAGCTCAAAAAGCAATTGATGACGAAAAGAAGAATATTGAAGTGGGGGAGTAG
- a CDS encoding class I SAM-dependent methyltransferase — MRAIEITGAAASKIEGGYPKLSLKDLEQPVDATDNGEFVALQKSGHFVASAYLAQEGNGIGWILSRKENQAINAAFFEQLFRKAFQLRAPLVGQRVTAYRLFNGMGDGLGGLAIDNFDGQILLTWENAGLYHQRAFIMDALNQVLDEYKGVYELKRYQAQATITPVTDLAAFPQQQQVVTENGINYEIQLAGGMRPGLDLAYREVRHQLKNNSHAKLALHLLFDQTGFVTASIIGGAVQSEAVDQKNSAKTNLVAELSANKITQKMPKVRTMDLLGYLDYATKHELKFDVITINLPAFLRSKKGNFNIRKDLNTLLQQVFTLATKEADVFITTETPAVTIKGLRQAAQTALQQLGQAFIEKEAFKQPLDFPFNPEYQRESPIKGLWFKFQR; from the coding sequence ATGCGAGCAATTGAAATTACAGGCGCCGCTGCCAGCAAAATTGAAGGTGGCTATCCTAAATTAAGTTTAAAGGATTTGGAACAACCAGTTGATGCGACGGACAACGGTGAATTTGTTGCGCTACAAAAGAGCGGACACTTTGTTGCTAGTGCTTACCTAGCTCAAGAAGGCAATGGGATTGGCTGGATTTTGAGTCGGAAAGAAAATCAAGCCATTAACGCGGCCTTTTTTGAACAACTTTTCCGTAAGGCATTTCAACTCCGCGCTCCGTTAGTGGGTCAACGGGTAACGGCTTACCGATTATTTAACGGCATGGGGGATGGCTTAGGTGGCTTAGCAATTGATAACTTTGACGGACAGATCTTATTAACCTGGGAAAATGCTGGCCTTTACCACCAACGAGCTTTCATCATGGATGCCCTGAACCAGGTTCTAGACGAATACAAGGGTGTGTACGAGTTAAAACGGTACCAAGCTCAAGCAACCATTACGCCCGTAACTGATTTAGCCGCTTTTCCCCAGCAACAACAAGTGGTGACGGAAAACGGGATTAATTATGAAATTCAACTGGCCGGGGGAATGAGACCGGGATTGGATCTGGCCTACCGGGAAGTTCGGCACCAACTCAAGAACAACTCACATGCTAAGTTGGCATTGCACCTGTTGTTTGACCAAACCGGCTTTGTAACGGCTTCCATTATTGGTGGAGCGGTGCAAAGTGAAGCTGTGGATCAAAAGAATAGCGCTAAGACAAACCTGGTGGCAGAACTGAGTGCTAACAAAATTACTCAAAAGATGCCGAAAGTTCGGACCATGGATTTATTAGGTTATTTGGATTATGCCACTAAGCACGAGTTGAAATTTGACGTGATTACGATTAACTTACCCGCCTTTCTGCGTTCCAAAAAGGGGAATTTCAACATCCGCAAAGACTTGAATACTTTGTTGCAACAAGTTTTTACGTTAGCCACCAAGGAAGCAGATGTTTTCATTACCACTGAAACGCCCGCGGTAACCATTAAGGGCTTGCGTCAAGCTGCACAAACGGCCTTACAACAATTGGGTCAAGCTTTCATCGAAAAGGAAGCCTTTAAGCAACCACTTGATTTCCCATTTAATCCCGAATACCAACGTGAAAGTCCCATTAAAGGACTCTGGTTTAAATTCCAACGGTAA
- a CDS encoding Cof-type HAD-IIB family hydrolase, with protein MYKYLVFFDLDSTLFDKNSQVTDEVAEAMDQIRENGGLPVIATGRTLYEIPETLKKTKIDTAVTSNGDHGIYKGKELFERRIDPHTIDELDDFAKQHGNSITVLDQEGKGASRHDELLKKACAFVHAPLPKLVDRQYWYDRPIDMMFVTTTDLDDVYEEKFGDRLSFYRNSPFSIDVVDYGASKASGIKQLMEMTGLTGIPTYAFGDGNNDIPMLDFVDHPVVMENGRERVKDHAEFVTTANTNHGIVNGLRHFDLI; from the coding sequence ATGTATAAATATTTAGTTTTCTTTGATCTCGATAGTACCCTCTTTGATAAAAACTCTCAGGTGACGGACGAAGTTGCAGAAGCCATGGATCAAATCCGGGAGAATGGTGGCTTGCCGGTCATTGCCACCGGACGGACCCTCTACGAAATTCCAGAAACCCTGAAAAAAACTAAAATTGACACGGCGGTTACTTCAAATGGTGACCACGGAATTTACAAAGGGAAGGAACTCTTTGAACGCCGGATTGACCCTCACACAATCGACGAACTCGATGACTTTGCCAAACAACACGGCAACTCCATCACCGTCCTGGACCAAGAAGGTAAGGGAGCTTCTCGCCACGACGAACTCCTAAAGAAAGCCTGCGCCTTTGTCCACGCTCCCCTCCCCAAATTAGTAGACCGTCAGTACTGGTACGACCGTCCGATTGATATGATGTTTGTAACGACGACTGACTTGGATGATGTGTACGAGGAAAAATTTGGCGATCGTCTAAGTTTCTACCGGAACTCACCGTTTAGTATCGACGTGGTTGACTACGGAGCTTCTAAGGCCAGTGGAATTAAGCAACTAATGGAAATGACCGGCTTAACTGGCATTCCAACTTATGCCTTTGGGGACGGAAACAACGACATTCCGATGCTAGACTTTGTTGATCACCCCGTTGTGATGGAAAATGGACGTGAACGCGTTAAGGATCATGCAGAATTCGTCACCACTGCCAACACTAACCACGGAATTGTCAATGGTCTGCGTCATTTTGATTTAATTTAA